From Gemmatimonadales bacterium, a single genomic window includes:
- a CDS encoding ECF-type sigma factor has protein sequence MDQPAPPLAGDTREVTDLLLQMRGGDPQAMDRLFPMVYEDLRRLAHAQLRRERPGHTLGTTGLVHETYFRLIDQTRAEWRDRGHFLVLASLAMRRILVDYARRNRAARRGGGSIRFTLDADVPAAERGELLLALDEALERLAALDRRLSQVVECRYFGGLTEQETADALGVTRRTVQRDWAKARGWLYLEMNQ, from the coding sequence ATGGATCAGCCCGCGCCGCCCTTGGCCGGCGACACCCGGGAGGTCACCGACCTCCTCCTTCAAATGCGCGGCGGCGACCCTCAGGCCATGGATCGGCTCTTTCCCATGGTGTACGAGGATCTCCGGCGCCTCGCGCACGCCCAACTCCGGCGCGAGCGGCCAGGACACACCCTCGGCACCACGGGCCTGGTCCACGAGACGTATTTCCGACTGATCGACCAGACCCGTGCCGAATGGCGCGATCGCGGCCATTTCCTCGTGCTGGCCTCGCTGGCCATGCGACGCATTCTGGTCGACTACGCGCGCCGGAACCGGGCCGCCCGTCGTGGGGGCGGGAGCATCCGTTTCACGCTGGACGCCGACGTGCCAGCCGCGGAGCGCGGTGAGCTGCTCCTGGCGCTGGACGAGGCGCTCGAACGGCTTGCGGCCCTGGATCGGCGGCTCAGTCAAGTGGTGGAGTGCCGCTACTTCGGTGGCCTCACGGAGCAGGAGACGGCTGACGCGCTCGGAGTGACTCGCCGGACGGTCCAACGCGACTGGGCCAAGGCGCGGGGCTGGCTCTACCTCGAAATGAACCAATGA